The Candidatus Binatia bacterium genome includes the window GGTCGACACCGCGCTCGCGAACGGCCTCGTCCCGATCGTCTGCGTCGGCGAGACGCTCGCCGAGCGCGACGCCGGGCGCACGCTCGAGGTCGTCAAGCGCCAGGTCGACGCCGCGCTGCGCGGCGTCGGCAGCGACGCGGGCGGTCGCGTGATCGTCGCCTACGAGCCGGTCTGGGCGATCGGCACCGGGCGCGTCGCGACGCGCGAGCAGGCGCAGGAGGTGCACGGCGAGATCCGCGGCCTGCTGCGCGAGCTCGAGCTGCCGGCGGACGCGGTCCCGATCCTCTACGGCGGCAGCGTCAAGCCGGACAACATCGACGGCCTCATGGCCGAGCCCGACATCGACGGCGCGCTCGTCGGCGGCGCGAGCCTCGAGGTCGAGAGCTTCACTCGCATCGTCGAGTACCGCGCCTGAGCGGCGCCGGGCTCGAAAGCAGCGGAAGGCGGAAGA containing:
- the tpiA gene encoding triose-phosphate isomerase; its protein translation is MARTPILAGNWKMHCGTAAEATALAGELAKRVGARTDRMVILAPPFTALAAVRAAVDGTKIAVAAQNMHWADKGAFTGEVSHGMLRDLGVTHVILGHSERREIFGETDEVIRKKVDTALANGLVPIVCVGETLAERDAGRTLEVVKRQVDAALRGVGSDAGGRVIVAYEPVWAIGTGRVATREQAQEVHGEIRGLLRELELPADAVPILYGGSVKPDNIDGLMAEPDIDGALVGGASLEVESFTRIVEYRA